A genomic stretch from Ficedula albicollis isolate OC2 chromosome 4A, FicAlb1.5, whole genome shotgun sequence includes:
- the VSIG4 gene encoding V-set and immunoglobulin domain-containing protein 4 isoform X1 — MGEVVQIVVFVMTFISCNALPDLSGVHQLTGTWMASTTVPCTYVPAEGFTLHTLSWSLERDSGVSTIFLRDDSGDHILPAIFRGRVSVPKHRPGDASLLIEKLEMPDSGRYTCQVVWRSTDNSLITRELTTTVKVVKVAATKPIIRGAEPGLALPAGASASLSCEASGSPPISYRWFRSGPAGTAELLSSGAQLAWPSLRPSDSGTYFCEAENRAGAGAAQRSDAVQLTVTDLPTTTATVQRNVGTTGGHHSTTARGESSDMEHTVTDLVPTTRGSRMDTAPLGPFTGAGSPRVAPSPLLYGPAAALGGAALGALLAAGLGWWRRRRKEEPLYEVAFRSTAEVARLHTEGEVPAKSLQEEAHCNTEKTTTKDRKSPEYENLVTAMESQYETEGM, encoded by the exons ATGGGAGAAGTTGTGCAGATAGTGGTGTTTGTGATGACTTTCATCAGCTGCAATG ccctcccGGATCTGTCTGGTGTCCACCAGCTCACAGGCACATGGATGGCATCCACCACTGTACCGTGTACCTATGTGCCTGCAGAAGGTTTCACACTGCACACGCTGAGCTGGAGTCTGGAGCGGGACTCCGGCGTCTCCACCATCTTCCTGAGGGATGATTCTGGTGACCATATCTTGCCAGCTATATTCCGAGGCCGAGTCAGCGTCCCAAAGCACAGGCCAGGGGATGCCTCGCTCCTCATTGAGAAACTGGAAATGCCTGACAGTGGACGCTACACCTGTCAAGTTGTCTGGAGGTCTACAGATAACAGCTTGATAACAAGAGAGCTGACCACTACAGTTAAAGTTGTCAAAG TGGCAGCCACCAAGCCCATCATCAGAGGCGCGGAGCCGGGGCTGGCGCTGCCGGCCGGAGCCAGCGCCAGCCTGAGCTGCGAGGCCAGCGGCTCCCCCCCCATCAGCTACCGCTGGTTCCGCAGCGGCCCGGCGGGCACGGCCGAGCTCCTGAGCAGCGGGGCTCAGCTGGCCTGGCCCAGCCTGCGGCCCTCGGACAGCGGCACCTACTTCTGCGAGGCGGAGAACAGGGCTGGGGCCGGCGCCGCGCAGCGCAGCGATGCCGTGCAGCTGACGGTCACAG ATCTGCCCACAACAACAGCGACCGTGCAGAGGAATGTGGGAACCACAGGGGGACACCACTCAACCACAGCTCGGGGAGAGAGCAGTGACATGGAACACACAGTGACAG ATCTGGTCCCAACAACGCGGGGGTCCAGGATGGATACTGCTCCACTGGGGCCTTTCACAGGCGCAG GTTCCCCGCGGGTCGCTCCGTCCCCGCTGCTGTACGGGCCGGCGGCCGCGCTGGGCGGAGCCGCGCTGGGCGCGCTGCTGGCggcggggctgggctggtggcGGCGGCGGAGGAAGGAGG aACCTCTCTATGAAGTTGCCTT CCGCAGCACTGCAGAAGTCGCCCGGCTGCACACCGAGGGGGAAGTCCCTGCTAAGAGCCTACAGGAGGAAGCACACTGTAACACTGAAAAGACCACCacaaaagacaggaaaagtCCTGAGTATGAGAACCTTGTGACCGCAATGGAATCACAATATGAAACAGAAGGAATGTAG
- the VSIG4 gene encoding V-set and immunoglobulin domain-containing protein 4 isoform X3 — translation MGEVVQIVVFVMTFISCNALPDLSGVHQLTGTWMASTTVPCTYVPAEGFTLHTLSWSLERDSGVSTIFLRDDSGDHILPAIFRGRVSVPKHRPGDASLLIEKLEMPDSGRYTCQVVWRSTDNSLITRELTTTVKVVKVAATKPIIRGAEPGLALPAGASASLSCEASGSPPISYRWFRSGPAGTAELLSSGAQLAWPSLRPSDSGTYFCEAENRAGAGAAQRSDAVQLTVTDLPTTTATVQRNVGTTGGHHSTTARGESSDMEHTVTGSPRVAPSPLLYGPAAALGGAALGALLAAGLGWWRRRRKEEPLYEVAFRSTAEVARLHTEGEVPAKSLQEEAHCNTEKTTTKDRKSPEYENLVTAMESQYETEGM, via the exons ATGGGAGAAGTTGTGCAGATAGTGGTGTTTGTGATGACTTTCATCAGCTGCAATG ccctcccGGATCTGTCTGGTGTCCACCAGCTCACAGGCACATGGATGGCATCCACCACTGTACCGTGTACCTATGTGCCTGCAGAAGGTTTCACACTGCACACGCTGAGCTGGAGTCTGGAGCGGGACTCCGGCGTCTCCACCATCTTCCTGAGGGATGATTCTGGTGACCATATCTTGCCAGCTATATTCCGAGGCCGAGTCAGCGTCCCAAAGCACAGGCCAGGGGATGCCTCGCTCCTCATTGAGAAACTGGAAATGCCTGACAGTGGACGCTACACCTGTCAAGTTGTCTGGAGGTCTACAGATAACAGCTTGATAACAAGAGAGCTGACCACTACAGTTAAAGTTGTCAAAG TGGCAGCCACCAAGCCCATCATCAGAGGCGCGGAGCCGGGGCTGGCGCTGCCGGCCGGAGCCAGCGCCAGCCTGAGCTGCGAGGCCAGCGGCTCCCCCCCCATCAGCTACCGCTGGTTCCGCAGCGGCCCGGCGGGCACGGCCGAGCTCCTGAGCAGCGGGGCTCAGCTGGCCTGGCCCAGCCTGCGGCCCTCGGACAGCGGCACCTACTTCTGCGAGGCGGAGAACAGGGCTGGGGCCGGCGCCGCGCAGCGCAGCGATGCCGTGCAGCTGACGGTCACAG ATCTGCCCACAACAACAGCGACCGTGCAGAGGAATGTGGGAACCACAGGGGGACACCACTCAACCACAGCTCGGGGAGAGAGCAGTGACATGGAACACACAGTGACAG GTTCCCCGCGGGTCGCTCCGTCCCCGCTGCTGTACGGGCCGGCGGCCGCGCTGGGCGGAGCCGCGCTGGGCGCGCTGCTGGCggcggggctgggctggtggcGGCGGCGGAGGAAGGAGG aACCTCTCTATGAAGTTGCCTT CCGCAGCACTGCAGAAGTCGCCCGGCTGCACACCGAGGGGGAAGTCCCTGCTAAGAGCCTACAGGAGGAAGCACACTGTAACACTGAAAAGACCACCacaaaagacaggaaaagtCCTGAGTATGAGAACCTTGTGACCGCAATGGAATCACAATATGAAACAGAAGGAATGTAG